A genomic stretch from Podospora pseudoanserina strain CBS 124.78 chromosome 3, whole genome shotgun sequence includes:
- a CDS encoding hypothetical protein (EggNog:ENOG503Q4VG; COG:S): MTQPSSLPPLTPQFCFSTTVLRDFLRLSRGTIDDTITQNLNALATPSRAGFDPTSTSRLARPATRQIDASSCETFKNQVLFPSWQSRSDVLSYCTLVATSPDPDDPEATLRETEKEKNRERVVDERLDPYSSRFFPREARTEQLATILRQEMGVENIVRARSWGIVRERCGDIENSWEDALARWRKLHTAS; this comes from the exons ATGACCCAACCATCCTCGTTGCCACCGCTCACGCCGCAGTTTTGTTTCTCGACAACTGTCCTTCGAG ATTTTCTTCGGCTGTCGAGGGGCACCATTGATGACACAATCACACAAAACCTCAATGCCTTAGCAACACCATCTAGAGCGGGGTTTGATCCAACTTCCACCTCTCGCCTGGCGCGGCCAGCCACACGGCAGATTGATGCAAGCTCCTGCGAAACCTTCAAGAACCAGGTTCTATTTCCGTCGTGGCAGTCCCGCTCCGATGTGTTGAGCTATTGCACCTTGGTGGCCACGAGCCCTGATCCCGATGACCCTGAAGCCACTCTCAGGGagacagaaaaagagaaaaacagGGAGCGTGTTGTGGACGAGAGGTTGGATCCATATTCGTCACGTTTCTTCCCACGAGAGGCGCGAACCGAGCAGCTGGCGACAATACTTCGGCAGGAAATGGGCGTTGAAAACATCGTCCGggcaagaagctggggaATTGTTCGGGAAAGATGCGGTGATATCGAAAACAGCTGGGAAGATGCTCTTGCTCGCTGGCGAAAGCTCCATACGGCGTCATAG